A portion of the Blautia hansenii DSM 20583 genome contains these proteins:
- a CDS encoding M48 family metallopeptidase, whose translation MTNQLEDLQINIIYSKRKTISIELRMDELIVRAPKGMSRYEINKFLSEKQSWIEKHLAKLQEQRSALEQLPPFTMDEIRKLAAQALISIPEKVKKYAPIVGVSYGRITIRNQRSRWGSCSGKGNLNFNCLLMLFPDDVIDYVVVHELCHRKYMNHSADFYAEVERVFPEYRRCQKWLKENGWVYISRLP comes from the coding sequence ATGACTAATCAACTTGAAGATTTACAAATCAATATTATTTACAGCAAACGTAAAACTATTTCCATAGAATTGCGCATGGACGAGTTAATTGTGCGTGCTCCAAAGGGAATGAGCCGATATGAAATTAATAAATTTCTTAGTGAAAAGCAAAGCTGGATTGAAAAACATTTGGCAAAACTTCAGGAACAAAGAAGTGCATTAGAACAGCTTCCGCCATTCACAATGGATGAAATACGGAAACTGGCGGCTCAAGCACTGATAAGTATTCCTGAAAAAGTCAAAAAGTATGCGCCTATTGTGGGTGTTAGCTATGGAAGAATTACTATCCGTAATCAGCGTTCACGATGGGGCAGTTGTTCAGGCAAAGGAAATCTGAATTTTAATTGCCTTTTGATGTTATTTCCAGATGATGTGATTGATTATGTCGTGGTTCATGAATTATGCCATAGAAAATATATGAACCATTCTGCGGATTTTTATGCAGAAGTTGAACGTGTTTTTCCGGAATACCGCAGATGTCAAAAGTGGCTTAAAGAGAATGGGTGGGTATATATTAGTCGACTTCCATAG
- a CDS encoding N-6 DNA methylase, which translates to MQQRIEEIWRELKRKVPLEQIFYLSLVLAFCQNQRKEKGKITQAGVKEVLERIQGYNLRVAFTRIFQFIRWEILDDKDIEEMFQIEVSLFREYLEKGGKLSELFQMIFAQAGKWDVYAPTPTEVRKLIVDILGFHKAHRIADFCCGGAGLGLELWKRLTIRNKEVSFHGEELNRNLCDAAQLYFSAYEVPDGEIEERDILTIPDTAESQSYDIIVLDIPRGQNVTEVYDEKDPRLLCFNKKNIYSDWIFIQDVLYRLKKTGTAAVLVTPGALTRVNEEILREQIVVNDWLEAVITLPENLYSKYYAGTELLIFNKDKESSRKGKVIFIDISKEFKRQGRRTVEITEAGLLQVREIFVHSWEVKGVSAVCSREQIQKNQYSFKPSQYIQQEDEWEFVSELVLEDIAQITRGAQVPKRADVVEDGDVYFLNIKDIQEKRIQYEGADKVRSTNSVCKGKYRIQKDDILITSKGTALKLAIVEDYSPEAYISGNLTLIRVNPEKYHPYVLFEYLNSRQGQISLERIQSGTTIRILSNASLQKLKIPEYHLEKMREIGKELKENQTVFYREKYMLEKQYENKRKHLLKELEVL; encoded by the coding sequence ATGCAGCAAAGAATAGAAGAAATCTGGAGAGAGTTGAAAAGAAAAGTACCTTTGGAGCAAATATTTTATTTATCACTGGTTCTTGCATTTTGTCAAAACCAAAGGAAAGAGAAGGGGAAAATTACACAGGCTGGGGTAAAAGAAGTTTTAGAAAGAATACAGGGATATAATTTGCGTGTTGCTTTTACAAGGATTTTTCAGTTTATTCGCTGGGAAATTCTTGATGATAAAGATATAGAGGAAATGTTTCAAATAGAAGTTTCTCTCTTTCGTGAGTATCTGGAAAAAGGAGGAAAGTTATCTGAATTATTTCAGATGATTTTTGCACAGGCAGGAAAATGGGATGTTTATGCTCCTACACCGACGGAAGTTCGGAAACTTATTGTAGATATTCTTGGTTTTCATAAAGCTCATAGAATTGCAGATTTTTGCTGCGGAGGAGCAGGACTTGGATTGGAGCTTTGGAAGAGATTGACAATTCGAAATAAAGAGGTGAGTTTTCACGGAGAGGAATTAAATCGAAATTTGTGTGATGCAGCACAACTTTATTTTTCTGCTTATGAAGTGCCGGATGGAGAAATTGAAGAAAGGGATATTTTGACAATTCCGGATACAGCAGAGAGCCAATCTTATGACATCATTGTTTTAGACATTCCCAGAGGACAAAATGTAACAGAAGTATACGATGAAAAAGACCCAAGGCTGCTTTGCTTTAATAAAAAGAATATATATTCTGACTGGATTTTTATTCAGGATGTGTTGTATCGTCTGAAAAAAACAGGTACAGCGGCAGTGTTGGTAACACCAGGAGCATTAACCAGAGTGAATGAGGAAATTTTGAGAGAGCAGATTGTAGTAAATGATTGGCTGGAAGCAGTTATTACATTGCCGGAAAATCTATATTCCAAATATTATGCAGGAACAGAATTACTGATTTTTAATAAAGATAAAGAAAGCTCAAGAAAAGGAAAGGTTATTTTTATTGATATCAGCAAAGAATTTAAACGGCAGGGAAGGAGAACCGTTGAGATTACAGAGGCGGGATTGTTACAGGTACGGGAAATCTTTGTTCATAGTTGGGAAGTAAAGGGAGTCAGTGCAGTTTGCAGCAGAGAACAGATACAGAAAAATCAGTACTCTTTTAAGCCATCTCAATATATTCAGCAGGAAGATGAATGGGAGTTTGTGTCCGAGCTTGTATTAGAAGATATCGCACAAATTACAAGAGGAGCACAAGTTCCGAAAAGGGCGGATGTTGTAGAAGATGGCGATGTATATTTTTTAAATATTAAAGATATTCAGGAAAAAAGAATTCAGTATGAGGGGGCGGACAAGGTTAGAAGCACAAATTCTGTTTGTAAAGGAAAATATAGAATACAGAAGGATGATATTTTAATTACTTCAAAAGGAACAGCTCTGAAACTGGCGATAGTGGAAGATTATTCCCCGGAAGCATACATTAGCGGAAATCTGACGCTTATTCGGGTTAATCCGGAAAAATATCATCCCTATGTGCTTTTTGAATACTTAAATTCCAGGCAGGGGCAAATTTCTCTGGAGCGAATACAATCAGGAACAACCATCCGAATTTTAAGTAATGCCAGTCTCCAAAAACTAAAAATACCGGAATATCATTTAGAAAAAATGAGAGAAATAGGGAAGGAATTAAAAGAAAACCAGACTGTATTTTACAGAGAAAAATATATGCTGGAAAAACAATATGAAAACAAAAGAAAACATCTTTTAAAAGAACTGGAGGTATTGTAA
- a CDS encoding alcohol dehydrogenase, which produces MQAYTYISEGKFELVEKEKPIIIHERDAIVKVTLASICSSDIHIKHGSVPRAVPGITVGHEMVGIVESVGAKVTHVKPGDRVTVNVETFCGECFFCKKGFVNNCTDENGGWALGCRIDGGQAEYVRVPFADQGLNKIPDRVTDRQALLAGDVLATGFWAAKISEIKEEDTVLIIGAGPTGICTLLCVMLKKPKRIIVCEKDENRVRFIKEHYSDVWTVTPNVCEEFVRKHSEHGGADVVIEAAGADSTFRLAWECARPNAVVTVVALYNQAQTLPLPDMYGKNLTFKTGGVDGCDCEEILCLIAEGKLNTEPLITHTYPLEKIEEAYELFENKRDGVMKVAVECEKRHD; this is translated from the coding sequence ATGCAAGCATATACATATATTTCAGAAGGAAAATTCGAACTTGTGGAAAAAGAAAAACCGATTATTATACATGAGAGAGATGCGATTGTCAAAGTGACACTTGCAAGTATTTGTTCCAGTGATATCCATATTAAACACGGAAGCGTTCCTCGTGCCGTACCGGGTATTACTGTGGGACATGAAATGGTAGGTATTGTAGAGTCAGTTGGAGCTAAAGTGACGCATGTAAAACCGGGAGATCGAGTAACGGTAAATGTAGAGACCTTTTGTGGAGAATGTTTTTTCTGTAAGAAAGGGTTTGTAAATAATTGTACAGACGAAAATGGAGGCTGGGCGCTTGGCTGCCGCATTGATGGAGGACAGGCAGAATACGTTCGTGTACCCTTTGCAGATCAGGGATTAAATAAAATTCCGGATAGGGTTACAGATAGACAGGCTTTACTGGCAGGCGATGTACTGGCTACCGGATTTTGGGCTGCAAAAATTTCAGAAATTAAAGAGGAAGATACAGTTTTAATTATCGGAGCAGGTCCAACAGGTATTTGCACATTGCTGTGTGTTATGCTGAAAAAACCGAAACGAATTATTGTATGTGAAAAAGATGAAAATCGAGTACGTTTTATTAAGGAGCATTATTCAGATGTATGGACAGTTACACCAAATGTTTGCGAAGAATTTGTCCGCAAGCACAGTGAGCATGGGGGAGCTGATGTGGTGATTGAAGCAGCAGGGGCAGACTCTACTTTCCGCCTTGCTTGGGAATGTGCCAGACCAAATGCAGTTGTGACAGTTGTTGCCCTGTATAATCAGGCACAGACATTGCCTCTGCCTGATATGTATGGGAAAAATCTTACTTTTAAAACCGGAGGTGTAGATGGCTGCGACTGTGAAGAAATTTTATGTCTGATTGCAGAAGGTAAGCTAAATACAGAACCGCTGATTACCCATACATATCCGCTGGAAAAAATCGAGGAAGCCTATGAGTTATTCGAAAATAAGAGAGATGGCGTGATGAAGGTGGCAGTGGAATGTGAGAAAAGACATGACTAA
- a CDS encoding toll/interleukin-1 receptor domain-containing protein yields MKKIFISYCTKNKELAEAFIEFLQLGMGIAKQDIFCTAYLEMLETGGNFSEKIRQQLQNCEAFVSLITEEYLKSAFCLVEMGAAWGQNKRFFPLVTVPFERLNHTPFQGMQMRLLDSIEALSAVYDEFHTHGILESYQTAEFHKRAVEFQRKLRNLESGEGILEKDHEGYYKAVIEGVRNLQNDQYRCYKIKGHIAEPPDRMGAESDWLFYWTGAFADLQVGDYVKFKTTKSKVNTFSDIGRARNIYPDELWKVD; encoded by the coding sequence ATGAAGAAAATATTTATCAGTTACTGTACAAAAAATAAAGAACTGGCAGAAGCTTTTATAGAATTTTTGCAGCTTGGCATGGGTATTGCAAAACAGGATATTTTTTGCACGGCATATTTGGAAATGCTGGAAACAGGGGGCAATTTTAGTGAGAAAATACGACAGCAGCTTCAAAATTGTGAGGCTTTTGTATCTTTGATTACAGAAGAATATTTAAAAAGTGCTTTTTGCCTTGTGGAAATGGGGGCTGCATGGGGACAGAATAAAAGATTTTTCCCTCTCGTAACAGTTCCTTTTGAAAGATTAAATCATACACCTTTTCAGGGGATGCAGATGCGCCTATTGGACAGCATAGAAGCTTTAAGCGCTGTCTATGATGAATTTCATACACATGGAATTTTGGAGTCTTATCAGACAGCAGAATTTCATAAACGTGCGGTGGAATTTCAGAGGAAACTGAGAAATTTGGAAAGCGGAGAAGGTATTCTTGAAAAAGACCATGAAGGTTACTATAAGGCAGTGATTGAAGGTGTTCGGAATTTACAGAATGATCAGTATCGATGTTATAAAATCAAAGGACATATTGCAGAGCCACCGGATCGAATGGGAGCGGAAAGCGATTGGCTGTTTTATTGGACAGGAGCTTTTGCAGATCTTCAGGTGGGAGATTATGTGAAATTTAAGACTACTAAAAGTAAGGTGAATACATTTTCGGATATTGGGAGAGCAAGGAATATTTATCCGGATGAATTGTGGAAGGTGGATTAG
- a CDS encoding M48 family metallopeptidase → MANYFEGLQFNIIYSSRKSIAIELRMDGILVRAPKGMSCGEINAFIHEKRGWIEKQLVKMQDRKKDLEQIPLFTRDEIRELAKKALVVIPEKVKKYAPLVGVTYGRITIRNQRSRWGSCSSKGNLNFNCLLMLFPEDVIDYVVIHELCHRKQMNHSAEFYAEVERVFPEYRKCQKWLKENGGLYLARLP, encoded by the coding sequence ATGGCGAACTATTTTGAGGGGTTACAATTTAATATAATTTATAGTTCCCGCAAGTCAATCGCCATCGAATTACGTATGGATGGTATTCTTGTGCGTGCTCCCAAGGGCATGAGCTGTGGTGAAATTAACGCTTTCATTCATGAGAAACGGGGCTGGATTGAGAAGCAGTTAGTAAAAATGCAAGACAGAAAGAAGGACTTAGAACAGATTCCTCTATTTACTAGGGATGAGATTAGGGAGCTGGCAAAGAAGGCGTTGGTTGTAATTCCAGAAAAAGTAAAGAAATATGCTCCACTTGTGGGTGTCACTTATGGCAGAATTACAATTCGTAATCAGCGTTCACGTTGGGGAAGTTGTTCTAGTAAGGGTAATCTGAATTTTAATTGTCTTTTGATGTTATTTCCAGAAGATGTGATAGATTATGTTGTTATTCATGAACTCTGTCATAGAAAACAAATGAATCATTCAGCAGAGTTTTATGCAGAAGTTGAGCGTGTATTTCCAGAATACCGCAAATGTCAGAAATGGCTTAAGGAAAATGGTGGATTGTATCTTGCTCGTCTTCCATAG
- a CDS encoding thymidine kinase, translated as MGKLYFRYGAMGSSKTANLLMVHYNYLERGKRPVILKPRIDVRDGINIVKSRIGLQAECILVEDFHIESNQYDAILVDEANFLSAEQIDWLAEICDVYNIPVLCYGLKTDFQGKLFEGAKRLFELADVIEEIPTICWCGKKAHFNARVVDGKIVRDGEQIALGANDLYVPLCRKHFMRGEVKEYCDIHQ; from the coding sequence ATGGGGAAACTATATTTTCGCTACGGAGCTATGGGAAGCAGCAAGACTGCCAATTTACTGATGGTTCATTATAATTATTTAGAGAGAGGAAAACGCCCTGTTATTTTGAAACCTCGCATTGATGTAAGAGACGGCATTAATATTGTAAAATCAAGGATTGGTTTACAGGCAGAATGTATTTTAGTCGAGGATTTTCACATAGAAAGTAATCAATATGATGCAATTTTAGTGGATGAGGCAAATTTTTTATCGGCGGAGCAAATCGATTGGCTGGCAGAAATTTGTGATGTGTACAATATACCGGTGCTTTGCTATGGGCTGAAAACAGATTTTCAGGGTAAGCTGTTTGAAGGCGCAAAACGCCTATTTGAATTAGCGGATGTGATTGAGGAAATCCCCACTATTTGCTGGTGCGGGAAAAAAGCGCATTTTAATGCCAGAGTTGTGGATGGAAAAATCGTACGGGACGGAGAACAAATCGCTTTGGGAGCTAATGATTTGTATGTTCCGCTTTGCAGGAAGCATTTTATGCGTGGCGAAGTGAAAGAATATTGTGATATTCATCAATAA
- a CDS encoding DUF134 domain-containing protein: protein MPRPNKPKRVKREPVCDSFFPKGRAEQCHEIEMSVEEYETLRLLDYEGMTQAECAQEMGIARATVQSLYTEARKKTARFLVEAAGLRIRGGNFLIEETKGKGRGKKGAYTMKIAVTYENGEVFQHFGHTEQFKIYHVEEGKIVSSEVVNTNGSGHGALAGFLKELGAEVLICGGIGGGARNALAEAGIRLFPGACGNADAQVEAYLGGTLNYNPDTMCNHHHHEGECGEHKGENHHCGGHCGK, encoded by the coding sequence ATGCCAAGACCAAACAAACCAAAACGAGTAAAGAGAGAGCCTGTCTGTGACAGTTTTTTTCCAAAGGGAAGAGCAGAACAGTGCCATGAAATTGAAATGTCTGTGGAGGAATACGAAACCCTTCGTCTTCTGGATTATGAAGGGATGACGCAGGCAGAGTGTGCACAGGAGATGGGAATTGCCAGAGCAACGGTGCAGAGCCTTTATACGGAGGCAAGAAAAAAAACAGCCAGATTTTTGGTGGAAGCAGCCGGACTTCGTATTCGTGGAGGAAATTTTTTAATAGAAGAAACAAAAGGAAAGGGCAGAGGCAAGAAAGGAGCTTATACTATGAAAATTGCAGTTACTTATGAAAATGGAGAAGTTTTTCAGCATTTCGGTCATACAGAACAGTTTAAAATTTACCATGTAGAAGAAGGAAAGATTGTTTCCTCAGAAGTGGTAAATACAAATGGCAGCGGACATGGCGCATTGGCAGGATTTTTAAAAGAATTAGGAGCAGAGGTTTTAATCTGCGGAGGTATTGGCGGAGGCGCAAGAAATGCACTGGCAGAAGCGGGAATTCGCCTGTTCCCGGGAGCATGCGGAAACGCAGACGCACAGGTGGAAGCATATTTGGGAGGAACATTAAATTATAATCCGGATACCATGTGCAATCATCACCATCATGAAGGAGAATGTGGAGAACACAAAGGAGAAAATCATCACTGTGGCGGACATTGCGGTAAATAA
- a CDS encoding DUF4259 domain-containing protein, with protein sequence MGAWNYGVFDDDIAYDALDDLRESLEIITDMEKYFDVVIEAKYVEYDEGCYALVSAAVIDSVFNEKQYRCDDEDYFEWVKALKSFDFTPLKQKAIVAIDAVLSDSSEIKELWEENKELYSEWREDKISIRERLR encoded by the coding sequence ATGGGCGCATGGAATTATGGTGTGTTTGATGACGATATAGCTTATGATGCGTTGGACGACTTGAGAGAGTCATTAGAAATTATTACGGATATGGAAAAATATTTTGACGTTGTGATTGAGGCAAAGTATGTTGAATATGACGAGGGATGTTATGCACTGGTATCGGCGGCAGTCATTGATAGTGTGTTTAACGAAAAGCAATATAGATGTGATGATGAAGATTACTTTGAATGGGTAAAAGCATTAAAGTCTTTTGATTTTACTCCACTCAAACAGAAGGCTATAGTGGCTATTGACGCTGTGCTTTCCGATAGTTCTGAAATAAAAGAGCTATGGGAGGAAAACAAGGAATTATATAGTGAATGGAGAGAAGATAAGATTTCTATACGAGAAAGACTTAGATAA
- a CDS encoding VOC family protein yields the protein MNFQFAHYNYNVKNLETSIQFYEKALGLKEVRRKQAEDGSFTLVYLGDGKTGFQLELTWLRDWEKDHYDLGDNEIHLAFITDNMKEAHRKHEEMKCICYENPKMGIYFISDPDGYWIEIVPEK from the coding sequence ATGAATTTTCAATTTGCACATTATAATTACAACGTAAAAAATCTGGAGACATCTATTCAGTTTTATGAAAAAGCACTTGGATTAAAGGAAGTAAGACGTAAGCAAGCAGAAGATGGAAGTTTTACTCTTGTTTATCTGGGAGATGGAAAAACGGGATTTCAATTGGAACTGACCTGGCTGCGTGATTGGGAGAAAGACCATTATGATTTAGGGGATAATGAAATACACTTGGCATTTATTACTGATAATATGAAAGAAGCTCATAGGAAACATGAGGAGATGAAGTGTATCTGTTATGAAAATCCGAAAATGGGAATTTATTTTATCAGTGATCCAGATGGATATTGGATTGAGATTGTACCGGAGAAATAG
- the uraA gene encoding uracil permease: MENRKIIQVEEKVPPKLLIPLSIQHMFAMFGASVLVPSLFGMNPAIVLFMNGIGTLLFILITKGKAPAYLGSSFAFIAPSLVVMGKFGYEYALGGFVVVGLCGCILSLIIYKFGSDWIDVVLPPAAMGPVVALIGLELSGTAAKNAGLLDEKIQTESVIVFLVTLGVAVFGSVVFRKFLSVIPILIAILAGYVAAILCGIVDFTPVAEAAFFSLPNFTTPKFNVEAILIILPVILVVASEHIGHQIVTGKIIGRDLIKNPGLHRSMFADNFSTMLSGLIGSVPTTTYGENIGVMAMTKVYSVYVIGGAAVLSIICSFIGKLTALIQTIPSPIIGGISFLLYGMIGTSGIRILVDGKVDYSRSRNMALTSVIFVTGLSGIKISIGEIELTGMVLACIVGMILSLIFYILDKLKLTNDREEEIE, encoded by the coding sequence GTGGAAAATCGTAAAATTATCCAAGTGGAAGAAAAAGTGCCGCCAAAGCTTTTAATTCCGCTAAGTATTCAGCACATGTTTGCCATGTTTGGCGCATCTGTGTTGGTTCCGTCTTTATTTGGCATGAACCCTGCAATTGTTCTTTTTATGAACGGTATCGGAACCTTATTGTTTATCTTGATAACAAAAGGAAAGGCGCCTGCATATTTGGGCTCCAGCTTTGCATTTATTGCCCCGTCTTTGGTGGTTATGGGCAAGTTTGGTTATGAATATGCACTGGGGGGATTTGTTGTTGTTGGTCTTTGCGGCTGCATTTTATCACTGATTATCTATAAGTTTGGTTCAGATTGGATTGATGTGGTGCTTCCGCCGGCAGCAATGGGACCGGTAGTAGCGCTTATCGGTCTGGAGCTTTCCGGCACTGCTGCAAAAAATGCAGGCCTGCTAGATGAAAAAATTCAGACAGAAAGTGTAATTGTATTTTTAGTGACCCTTGGTGTTGCGGTATTTGGCTCCGTAGTATTCCGAAAATTTTTGTCGGTTATTCCGATTTTGATTGCAATTTTGGCAGGATATGTTGCAGCAATCCTCTGCGGAATTGTGGATTTTACACCGGTAGCGGAAGCAGCCTTCTTTTCACTGCCGAATTTTACAACACCGAAATTTAATGTGGAAGCAATTTTAATTATTTTGCCGGTTATTCTGGTAGTGGCTTCCGAGCACATCGGACATCAGATTGTAACCGGAAAAATTATCGGAAGAGACTTAATCAAAAATCCGGGACTGCACCGCTCTATGTTTGCGGATAATTTTTCAACAATGCTTTCCGGTCTTATCGGTTCTGTGCCAACTACCACTTACGGGGAAAACATTGGCGTTATGGCAATGACAAAGGTATACAGTGTATATGTCATCGGAGGAGCCGCAGTGCTCTCTATCATTTGCTCTTTCATTGGAAAGCTGACAGCGCTTATTCAGACAATTCCAAGTCCGATTATCGGCGGAATTTCTTTCCTGCTTTACGGTATGATTGGAACATCCGGTATTCGTATTCTGGTAGACGGAAAAGTGGATTACAGCCGTTCCAGAAATATGGCGCTGACTTCTGTTATTTTCGTTACAGGCTTGTCCGGCATTAAAATCAGCATTGGCGAGATTGAGCTGACAGGAATGGTTCTAGCATGTATTGTGGGAATGATTTTAAGCTTGATTTTCTATATTCTGGATAAATTGAAGCTGACAAATGACAGAGAAGAGGAAATAGAATAG